The Candidatus Tumulicola sp. genome contains a region encoding:
- a CDS encoding cbb3-type cytochrome c oxidase subunit II — MNNVVLLVGIPFLIYEVLAILMGAMPGWVLSQTPPAPGVVPLTEQQDRGRATYVAEGCSYCHTQQVRPLKQDLVFGRPSIAGDYAYATPELLGSERNGPDLSNIGSRQPSEVWQYIHLYEPRSLVSSSIMPAYPWFFRVKKHADPGDVVVAVPPGYAPSGRVVIATQEAQALVAYLESLKQVPLKGAVKR; from the coding sequence ATGAATAACGTCGTCCTGCTCGTTGGCATTCCGTTCCTCATTTACGAAGTGCTTGCGATTTTGATGGGGGCAATGCCGGGTTGGGTTCTTTCGCAAACGCCTCCGGCGCCGGGGGTCGTGCCGCTGACGGAGCAGCAAGACCGTGGGCGTGCGACCTATGTTGCGGAGGGTTGCTCCTACTGCCACACACAGCAGGTGCGCCCGCTCAAGCAGGACCTCGTCTTTGGACGCCCATCAATTGCCGGCGACTATGCGTATGCTACACCAGAGCTTCTCGGGTCGGAGCGTAATGGGCCGGATTTGAGCAACATCGGATCGCGCCAACCCAGCGAGGTGTGGCAATACATTCACTTGTATGAGCCGCGATCGCTCGTCTCGAGTTCCATCATGCCGGCATACCCCTGGTTCTTTCGCGTGAAAAAACACGCCGATCCAGGCGACGTCGTCGTCGCGGTGCCCCCCGGCTACGCCCCCAGCGGACGGGTCGTCATCGCCACCCAAGAAGCCCAAGCTCTGGTCGCATACTTAGAGTCGCTCAAACAAGTGCCACTCAAAGGTGCGGTCAAGCGATGA
- a CDS encoding cbb3-type cytochrome c oxidase subunit I, protein MTAAQPATLSARADAELFAAFTISATFWLLLATAVGVLLSFKFPYPDLATSPYLSFGRLRAIHTNGTFYGFASVALTGVGMYVTARSSGIALWGKSYAWAALWCYNVAAILGTITLDLGINNGDQEYREWVWWVTIFFVAAVVLSAIAIVGTIAKRAERYIYISNWYIVGAYVFTTILAVTAAIPLYQRGLGQVAVQGFYMHNAVGMWFTFLALGAIYYTLPKLLNRPIYSYALGVLGFWTNLVFYPIIGAHHFEFTPIPWWFQTLAIVFSVGMLVPVFAGTGNFVLTISGRWERVRRSVALPFIVVGIAYYFLGSAQGTVEALRSLQTIWHLTSYTVGHSHATMYGFITFIAWGCIYGLLPKATGKEPNPLVTGLHFWLATIGVTIYVVALSIGGTIQGLNWAQGDPFIASVESAAPYWMARSIGGTMMFVSHLLFAYNVYLMTFARRNPNLNASESVRA, encoded by the coding sequence GTGACGGCCGCCCAGCCTGCAACGCTAAGCGCGCGCGCCGACGCCGAACTCTTCGCGGCGTTTACCATATCCGCCACGTTCTGGCTGCTGTTAGCCACGGCCGTCGGAGTTCTTCTAAGCTTCAAATTTCCATACCCCGATCTCGCGACGAGCCCCTATCTCTCGTTTGGGCGTTTGCGCGCGATTCACACCAATGGTACGTTTTACGGCTTTGCTTCGGTTGCGTTAACAGGCGTCGGGATGTACGTCACGGCGCGTTCGTCGGGCATCGCGCTGTGGGGCAAGAGTTATGCATGGGCAGCGCTTTGGTGCTACAACGTTGCCGCGATCCTCGGAACGATTACGCTCGATCTCGGGATCAACAATGGGGATCAGGAATATCGCGAGTGGGTCTGGTGGGTCACGATCTTCTTCGTGGCGGCGGTCGTCCTGAGCGCCATTGCGATCGTCGGAACCATTGCCAAACGTGCCGAGCGCTACATCTACATCTCGAACTGGTACATCGTAGGCGCGTACGTCTTCACGACGATTCTGGCGGTTACGGCCGCGATTCCGTTGTACCAGCGCGGTCTGGGACAGGTCGCCGTACAGGGCTTTTACATGCACAATGCGGTCGGCATGTGGTTTACGTTCCTTGCGCTTGGCGCCATTTATTATACGCTCCCAAAGCTGCTGAATAGGCCGATCTATTCCTACGCGCTTGGAGTTTTAGGATTCTGGACGAATCTGGTTTTCTACCCGATCATCGGCGCCCATCATTTTGAGTTCACGCCGATACCCTGGTGGTTTCAAACGCTAGCGATCGTCTTTAGCGTTGGGATGCTGGTGCCGGTATTTGCAGGAACGGGCAACTTTGTTCTGACGATTTCCGGCAGGTGGGAACGCGTGCGCCGCTCCGTGGCGTTGCCGTTCATCGTTGTGGGAATCGCGTATTACTTTCTAGGCTCCGCCCAGGGAACGGTGGAGGCGCTGCGCAGCCTTCAGACCATCTGGCATCTCACGAGTTATACCGTCGGGCACTCCCACGCAACCATGTATGGGTTTATCACGTTCATCGCTTGGGGCTGCATCTATGGGCTGTTGCCGAAAGCGACGGGCAAGGAACCGAACCCATTGGTTACCGGGCTGCACTTTTGGTTGGCCACGATCGGCGTGACGATTTACGTCGTCGCACTTTCCATCGGGGGAACGATCCAAGGTCTGAACTGGGCGCAAGGCGATCCGTTCATTGCATCGGTGGAATCGGCCGCGCCGTATTGGATGGCGCGATCGATTGGCGGCACGATGATGTTTGTGTCGCATCTGTTGTTCGCTTACAACGTATATCTGATGACGTTTGCGCGGCGCAATCCGAACCTGAACGCAAGCGAATCGGTGCGCGCATGA
- a CDS encoding 2'-5' RNA ligase family protein, giving the protein MLYKAYRVHGKILKEMQCQTGIIVPVPMAESTVAAIRGEYDPAAKLGVPAHITLLFPWLPLEEAIKELPNLCKMLGDFEAFHFSLSDIGTFDRCVYLRPDPMEPFVEMTAHIAQRWPTHPPYGNAFSDIIPHLTLGDELERELVDRLAATEISLPLQAIASEAWLITSDESGYWRKSASISFRTHTQHQSTTRWITKDGF; this is encoded by the coding sequence TTGCTTTACAAGGCCTATAGAGTCCACGGTAAAATCCTCAAAGAAATGCAATGTCAGACCGGAATCATCGTCCCAGTTCCTATGGCCGAATCTACTGTAGCGGCCATACGCGGAGAATATGATCCAGCCGCCAAACTTGGCGTTCCGGCTCACATAACGCTGCTTTTTCCGTGGTTGCCTCTTGAAGAAGCAATAAAAGAACTCCCAAACCTTTGCAAGATGCTCGGCGATTTCGAAGCATTCCACTTCAGCCTGAGCGATATAGGAACGTTCGATAGGTGCGTCTACCTTCGGCCGGATCCAATGGAACCGTTCGTCGAAATGACAGCACATATCGCCCAACGATGGCCGACCCATCCTCCATACGGAAACGCTTTCTCGGATATCATTCCGCACCTTACGCTTGGAGACGAGCTCGAACGCGAATTGGTGGACCGGCTTGCCGCGACAGAGATCTCTTTGCCACTCCAAGCCATCGCATCCGAAGCCTGGCTTATCACCAGTGACGAAAGCGGCTACTGGAGGAAAAGCGCATCCATATCATTTCGAACGCACACTCAGCATCAGTCGACGACCAGATGGATCACGAAAGACGGATTTTGA